In Penaeus monodon isolate SGIC_2016 chromosome 8, NSTDA_Pmon_1, whole genome shotgun sequence, one DNA window encodes the following:
- the LOC119576226 gene encoding solute carrier family 23 member 1-like → MATPTTAPPDNPLLARKCSTSPSIVPPGLAKEPGSKGGSSDLLYAIEDNPSWFECIIFGFQHYLAMVGGTISIPIIISSFLCLEESNPARGVLVSTIIFMSGIITFLQATFGVRLPIIQGGNFAYVIPTIALLTTAYGPCKDLPLANMTETEREEAWQVRMREVQGSIAVSALFQVAVGFTGLIGLLLTWITPLAIVPTVTLVGLSLFEVASKQGSGHWGIYLLTVGLLILMSQHMKDVSVPVPFYKRGKGLFMVRCHPFRTTSLLIAIIITWALCAILTMSGTLPEDSAARTDLTMPMVARSPWFYVPYPGQFGMPTTSVAGTLGMLAAVFASIIESVGDYYACARISGAPMPPTHAINRGIGTEGIGCMLAGLCGTGSGTTSYSGNIGILGITKVGSRRVVQVSAVIMIVCGVFGKMGAFFVTIPEPIIAAVFTIKFAMITAMGISTLQFVDLSSSRNLFVLGFSIFFGLSLPKWMQEHGDAISTGVSLFDQTLVVLLQTSMFVGGFLGFLLDNTIPGTDEERGLLAWKGKLQTSSDGGDDVINTCYDLPLGMSLIKRAKWMRFIPFCPRYKGLSKDILPSCRKSNMNGGSA, encoded by the exons GCTACGCCGACGACAGCGCCCCCCGACAACCCTCTGCTGGCCAGGAAgtgctccacctccccctccatcgTCCCCCCTGGCCTGGCCAAGGAGCCGGGAAGCAAGGGGGGGTCCTCCGATCTCTTGTATGCCATTGAGGATAATCCTTCTTGGTTTGAGTGCATCATTTTCGGGTTTCAG CACTACCTGGCGATGGTGGGGGGAACCAtctccatccccatcatcatctcctccttcctgtGCCTGGAGGAGAGCAACCCCGCCCGCGGTGTCCTCGTGTCCACCATCATCTTCATGTCCGGCATCATCACCTTCCTGCAGGCGACCTTCGGCGTCAG ACTCCCCATCATCCAAGGGGGAAACTTCGCCTACGTCATCCCGACGATAGCGCTCCTGACGACGGCCTACGGGCCATGCAAGGACCTCCCGTTGGCCAACATGACGGAGACGGAACGGGAGGAGGCGTGGCAGGTGCGCATGCGCGAAGTCCAGGGCTCCATCGCGGTGTCGGCGCTGTTCCAAGTGGCGGTCGGATTCACAG GTCTCATTGGTCTGCTGCTCACTTGGATAACCCCCCTGGCCATCGTCCCTACGGTCACCCTCGTCGGTCTCTCGCTCTTTGAGGTCGCGTCCAAACAAGGCTCGGGTCACTGGGGCATATACCTTCT GACCGTAGGGCTCCTGATCCTAATGTCGCAGCATATGAAGGATGTCAGCGTGCCGGTGCCTTTctataagagagggaaagggctCTTCATGGTCAGGTGCCACCCGTTCAGGACGACGTCG CTCCTCATCGCGATCATCATAACGTGGGCATTATGCGCGATCCTCACAATGAGTGGCACTCTCCCCGAAGACTCGGCCGCCCGCACTGACCTCACGATGCCCATGGTAGCGAGGTCTCCATGGTTTTATGTTCCTTACCCTG GTCAGTTTGGAATGCCAACAACAAGCGTTGCTGGAACCCTGGGGATGTTGGCAGCTGTGTTTGCCTCCATCATTGAGAGTGTTGGGGACTACTACGCATGTGCTAGAATTTCAg GTGCCCCGATGCCTCCCACACATGCCATCAACCGCGGCATTGGAACGGAGGGCATCGGCTGCATGCTTGCGGGTCTTTGTGGCACCGGGAGCGGCACCACGTCTTACTCAGGCAACATCGGGATCCTTGGAATCACGAAG gTCGGGAGCCGGCGCGTCGTGCAAGTATCCGCTGTTATCATGATAGTGTGCGGGGTATTTGGCAAAATGGGCGCCTTTTTCGTCACCATCCCCGAGCCCATCATCGCCGCCGTCTTCACCATCAAGTTCGCCATGATCACCGCCATGGGCATCTCCACCCTGCAGTTCGTCGACCTCTCCTCCTCCAGGAATCTGTTCGTTCTCGGGTTCTCCATTTTCTTCGGGCTCTCGTTGCCCAAG TGGATGCAGGAGCACGGCGACGCGATCAGCACGGGCGTGTCCCTCTTCGACCAGACGCTGGTGGTCCTCCTGCAGACGTCCATGTTCGTGGGTGGCTTCCTGGGCTTCCTGCTTGACAACACCATCCCGG GCACTGACGAGGAGCGGGGTCTCTTGGCGTGGAAGGGCAAACTCCAGACGTCCTCTGATGGaggcgatgacgtcatcaatacgTGTTACGACTTACCCTTAGGAATGAGTCTTATCAAGAG AGCAAAATGGATGCGTTTTATTCCTTTCTGCCCGAGATACAAAGGCCTTAGTAAGGATATATTACCAAGCTGTAGAAAGTCCAATATGAACGGAGGATCTGCTTAA